In Halorientalis sp. LT38, a genomic segment contains:
- a CDS encoding CinA family protein, with amino-acid sequence MTEFGMEPLIETQVGDALERREETLAVAESCTGGLVSSLLTDVPGASAYLDRSVVAYSYDAKRQLLGVSREALDVDGAVSEPVGREMAQGARDTADVTWGLSTTGVAGPGRDRADHPVGTVFVGVAEARPWGTGDSSTTVERYQFEGSRPEIKERIARRALADLLDRIEERD; translated from the coding sequence ATGACAGAGTTCGGGATGGAGCCGCTGATCGAGACGCAGGTGGGCGACGCGCTCGAACGGCGCGAAGAGACGCTCGCCGTCGCCGAGTCCTGTACCGGCGGGCTCGTGAGCTCGCTGCTTACCGACGTTCCCGGCGCCAGCGCGTACCTGGACCGCTCGGTCGTCGCCTATAGCTACGACGCGAAACGGCAACTCCTGGGCGTCTCCCGCGAGGCGCTCGACGTCGACGGCGCCGTCTCCGAACCGGTTGGTCGCGAGATGGCCCAGGGCGCACGCGACACCGCCGACGTGACCTGGGGGCTCTCGACGACCGGCGTGGCCGGCCCGGGACGCGACCGCGCCGATCACCCCGTCGGGACCGTCTTCGTCGGCGTGGCAGAGGCCAGACCGTGGGGGACCGGCGACTCGTCGACGACCGTCGAGCGCTACCAGTTCGAGGGCTCGCGCCCGGAGATCAAGGAACGGATCGCGCGGCGGGCGCTGGCCGACCTGCTCGACCGGATCGAGGAACGCGACTAG
- a CDS encoding TCP-1/cpn60 chaperonin family protein, giving the protein MGSFCESARRRACSQVRKYGVLDPAAVKQEAVESATEAATMIVRIDDVIAAE; this is encoded by the coding sequence GTGGGTTCGTTTTGCGAATCCGCAAGACGGCGGGCCTGTTCACAGGTCCGCAAGTACGGCGTCCTCGACCCCGCCGCGGTCAAGCAGGAAGCCGTCGAGTCCGCGACCGAGGCCGCGACGATGATCGTCCGCATCGACGACGTCATCGCTGCCGAGTAA
- a CDS encoding tyrosine-type recombinase/integrase, with translation MVVTIMDADTDQDDGSHRRQNNTTSSVEGSRNHPDKSQQRVSDLDRIQPSTVLDLYLSERETDLAEKTRRSHRYVIERFVDWCGENDVDAVADLRGRDLHEFRMDRRQEVSGNTLRSQLGTLRQFIRFAESIEAAPVGLGDRIRMPEVERKVRDGRLQEEVADIVLEHLRKFQYASRDHALIRLLWVTAVRVGTVRTFDVEDFDSEDRTLAVRHRPKTGTPLKNGQRAERLLALDPRTSETLADYIEHNRPDTSDEHGRNPLFVTNRGRAGGSTIRRAVYRWTRPCQRGDDCPHNRNPESCEAKQKVHLAAQCPSTHSPHEVRRGAISFLLNEETPVRAISDRADVGEDVLNKHYDARSEKERMETRRSFFE, from the coding sequence ATGGTGGTGACAATAATGGACGCAGACACCGACCAAGACGACGGTTCACACCGACGGCAAAACAACACCACTTCTTCGGTAGAAGGGAGTCGCAATCACCCCGACAAGTCACAACAGCGGGTTAGTGATCTGGATCGAATCCAACCAAGCACCGTTCTCGACCTCTATTTGTCCGAACGGGAGACGGACTTAGCCGAGAAAACCCGTCGGTCCCATCGCTATGTCATCGAACGGTTCGTAGATTGGTGCGGAGAGAACGACGTCGATGCAGTGGCCGACCTTAGAGGCCGTGACCTTCACGAGTTTCGGATGGACCGACGACAGGAGGTGAGCGGCAATACACTGCGTTCCCAACTGGGGACGCTCCGACAGTTCATTCGCTTCGCAGAGTCAATCGAAGCGGCCCCTGTCGGGCTGGGGGACCGTATCAGGATGCCCGAAGTCGAACGCAAAGTACGGGATGGACGTCTACAGGAGGAAGTGGCCGACATTGTCCTCGAACACCTACGGAAGTTCCAGTATGCATCCCGTGACCATGCCCTGATCCGACTGCTATGGGTGACGGCGGTACGTGTCGGGACCGTTCGAACGTTCGACGTCGAGGACTTCGATAGCGAAGATCGGACCCTGGCTGTCCGTCATCGGCCCAAGACGGGTACACCACTGAAGAATGGGCAACGGGCCGAACGATTGCTTGCGCTCGATCCACGGACGAGTGAGACGCTCGCAGACTACATTGAACACAACCGTCCCGATACCTCTGACGAGCATGGCCGAAACCCTCTGTTCGTAACCAATCGGGGACGGGCTGGCGGATCGACTATCCGACGGGCAGTGTATCGGTGGACCCGTCCTTGCCAGCGGGGTGACGATTGTCCCCACAATCGTAATCCAGAGTCCTGTGAAGCCAAGCAGAAGGTACATTTGGCCGCACAGTGTCCGTCGACCCATTCACCCCATGAGGTCCGACGGGGTGCAATATCCTTCCTGTTGAACGAAGAAACACCAGTACGTGCCATCTCTGACCGTGCAGACGTCGGGGAGGACGTCTTGAACAAGCACTACGACGCTCGTAGTGAGAAGGAACGAATGGAGACACGGCGGAGCTTCTTCGAATAA
- the thsA gene encoding thermosome subunit alpha, with amino-acid sequence MGGQPMFILNEDSQRTEGKDAQTSNISAGKAISESVRTTLGPRGMDKMLVSDAGDVVITNDGATILEEMEIEHPAAQMIVEVAQTQEDEVGDGTTTASVLAGELLSQAEDLLDDDVHPTTIVEGYHAAAELAQESIDAETLDADVDEQTLLSVAESSMTGKGTGDVNAAALAQTVVDAVQHVDSDAGVVRDNITVRTQTGSSSSATELVEGVIVEEESAHENMPGSVSDAAIAVVDNDVDLKESSIDAEYNITEVDQLDQAIEAEEKELRGYVDAIENAGAKVLFVTGDIADRAKAFLAKRGILAFESVGDDDAKSIASATGASRAGSVDDLEGDDLGQADEVRVEKLGDDELAFVEGGAAAEAVTVFARGGTEHVTDELERALNDALDVVTAALDEGGVVPGAGAAEIAIAAHIRDEAASIEGRKQLAVEAFADAVDVLPRTLAANTGMDPIDALVDLRAEFDSEGRAGIISEGQTGIIGDPVEYGVLDPAAVKQEAVESATEAATMIVRIDDVIAAE; translated from the coding sequence ATGGGCGGCCAGCCCATGTTCATTCTCAACGAGGATTCCCAGCGGACGGAGGGGAAAGACGCACAGACCTCCAACATTTCGGCGGGCAAGGCCATCTCCGAGTCGGTACGGACCACGCTCGGTCCCCGCGGGATGGACAAGATGCTCGTCTCCGACGCCGGTGACGTCGTCATCACGAACGACGGCGCGACCATCCTCGAGGAGATGGAGATCGAACACCCGGCGGCCCAGATGATCGTCGAAGTCGCCCAGACACAGGAGGACGAGGTCGGTGACGGGACCACCACCGCCTCCGTGCTGGCCGGCGAACTCCTCAGCCAGGCCGAGGACCTCCTCGACGACGACGTCCACCCGACGACCATCGTCGAGGGCTACCACGCCGCCGCCGAACTGGCCCAGGAGTCCATCGACGCCGAGACGCTCGACGCCGACGTCGACGAGCAGACCCTCCTCTCGGTCGCCGAGTCCTCCATGACCGGCAAGGGCACCGGCGACGTCAACGCCGCCGCCCTCGCCCAGACCGTCGTCGACGCCGTCCAGCACGTCGACTCCGACGCCGGCGTCGTCCGCGACAACATCACCGTCCGGACCCAGACCGGCTCGTCGTCCTCCGCGACCGAACTCGTCGAGGGCGTCATCGTCGAGGAAGAGTCGGCACACGAGAACATGCCCGGCTCCGTGAGCGATGCCGCCATCGCCGTCGTCGACAACGACGTCGACCTCAAGGAGTCCAGCATCGACGCCGAGTACAACATCACCGAGGTCGACCAGCTCGACCAGGCCATCGAGGCCGAGGAGAAGGAACTCCGCGGCTACGTCGACGCCATCGAGAACGCCGGCGCGAAGGTCCTCTTCGTCACCGGTGACATCGCCGACCGCGCGAAGGCGTTCCTCGCCAAGCGCGGCATCCTCGCGTTCGAGAGCGTGGGCGACGACGACGCCAAGTCCATCGCCTCCGCGACGGGCGCCTCCCGCGCGGGCTCCGTCGACGACCTCGAGGGCGACGACCTCGGCCAGGCCGACGAGGTCCGCGTCGAGAAGCTCGGCGACGACGAACTCGCCTTCGTCGAGGGCGGCGCGGCCGCAGAGGCCGTCACCGTCTTCGCCCGCGGCGGGACCGAACACGTCACCGACGAGCTCGAACGCGCGCTCAACGACGCGCTCGACGTCGTGACCGCCGCGCTGGACGAGGGCGGCGTCGTCCCCGGCGCCGGCGCAGCGGAGATCGCCATCGCGGCCCACATCCGCGACGAGGCCGCGAGCATCGAGGGCCGCAAGCAGCTGGCCGTCGAGGCCTTCGCCGACGCCGTCGACGTGCTCCCGCGCACGCTCGCGGCCAACACCGGCATGGACCCCATCGACGCGCTGGTCGACCTGCGCGCCGAGTTCGACAGCGAGGGCCGCGCCGGCATCATCTCCGAGGGCCAGACGGGCATCATCGGCGACCCCGTCGAGTACGGCGTCCTCGACCCCGCCGCGGTCAAGCAGGAAGCCGTCGAGTCCGCGACCGAGGCCGCGACGATGATCGTCCGCATCGACGACGTCATCGCTGCGGAGTAA
- a CDS encoding amidohydrolase family protein, which yields MLELEHEFRVVDVHACLEPEESRRPDGRTGDPETIEREMHQAGVVRSVVFPGPRDGSYLKVNNAVARMSVGRSFVAFARINGARDAGTGPTSRLRNLAASRDDRHTSPEDVEQYAYDDRFAGFKLHPAVDGLPDEAVLERLAQVGLPVLVHGGREFPPAAIAEHLLDYEFPVVVEHFGGYPLDHDLIADGIGLLDRWESCFLDTSFVRFRTPLEQAIMEHPDRICFGSGAPATHPDVGVMEILTLDVPEDAMRKVFSKNPSRVVPELGPSGGE from the coding sequence ATGCTGGAACTGGAACACGAGTTCCGCGTCGTCGACGTCCACGCTTGCCTGGAACCCGAGGAGTCCCGGCGGCCGGACGGCCGGACCGGTGACCCCGAGACCATCGAGCGGGAGATGCACCAGGCCGGCGTCGTCCGGTCGGTGGTGTTCCCCGGCCCCCGCGACGGCAGCTACCTCAAGGTCAACAACGCCGTCGCCCGGATGAGCGTGGGCCGTTCGTTCGTCGCTTTCGCCCGGATCAACGGGGCCAGGGACGCGGGCACGGGGCCGACCTCGCGGCTCCGCAACCTCGCGGCCTCCCGTGACGACCGCCATACCTCCCCCGAAGACGTCGAGCAGTACGCCTACGACGACCGCTTCGCGGGCTTCAAACTCCACCCCGCGGTCGACGGCCTGCCCGACGAGGCGGTGCTGGAACGCCTCGCACAGGTGGGCCTGCCCGTCCTCGTCCACGGCGGTCGGGAGTTCCCGCCCGCAGCCATCGCGGAACACCTGCTGGACTACGAGTTCCCGGTCGTCGTCGAGCACTTCGGCGGGTACCCGCTCGACCACGACCTGATCGCCGACGGCATCGGCCTGCTCGACCGCTGGGAGTCCTGCTTTCTCGATACGAGTTTCGTCCGCTTTCGCACGCCGCTCGAACAGGCCATCATGGAACACCCCGACCGGATCTGCTTCGGCAGCGGCGCGCCCGCCACCCACCCGGACGTGGGTGTGATGGAGATCCTGACGCTGGACGTCCCCGAAGACGCGATGCGGAAGGTCTTCTCGAAGAACCCCTCGCGAGTCGTTCCGGAACTCGGCCCCTCCGGTGGGGAGTGA
- a CDS encoding glycosyltransferase family 2 protein translates to MDLSVVVPTLNGRDRLAGCLDALADHAPEAEVVVVNGPSSDGTTGMVRDRDDVSVLVEIADRRLNVARNAGLDRASGDVIAFVSHALAVEHDWYDALERGIGTADAVTGPTHQELKAGMTTESVESTTIKGRTVTYFNGDNAAFDRAALDAVDGFDEYLRTGGARDLAHRLAGHDFEVTWRGDMSVRGEYGADGGVRDTDWRWKYRALSYRLVKNYGLRPTVVRRLVGHAGRDGIGALRDVADGAVEPSQWFGNGRDVVTGLAVGLKDGVRARWRDRTPARNPNGRADRTDRAVSVYDWR, encoded by the coding sequence ATGGATCTCTCGGTGGTCGTCCCGACGCTCAACGGGCGCGACCGGCTCGCGGGCTGTCTCGACGCCCTCGCCGACCACGCGCCCGAGGCCGAGGTCGTCGTCGTCAACGGCCCGTCGTCCGACGGGACGACAGGGATGGTTCGGGACCGTGACGACGTATCTGTGCTCGTCGAGATCGCCGACCGCCGGCTGAACGTCGCGCGCAACGCCGGTCTCGACCGCGCCAGCGGCGACGTGATCGCGTTCGTCAGTCACGCCCTCGCGGTCGAACACGACTGGTACGACGCGCTGGAGCGAGGTATCGGGACCGCCGACGCCGTCACCGGGCCGACCCACCAGGAACTCAAGGCGGGGATGACGACCGAGAGCGTCGAGTCGACCACGATCAAGGGCCGCACGGTCACCTACTTCAACGGCGACAACGCGGCGTTCGACCGGGCCGCACTGGACGCCGTCGACGGGTTCGACGAGTACCTCCGGACCGGCGGGGCCCGGGACCTGGCCCACCGACTCGCCGGCCACGACTTCGAGGTGACCTGGCGCGGGGACATGTCCGTCCGCGGCGAGTACGGCGCCGACGGCGGCGTCAGGGACACCGACTGGCGCTGGAAGTACCGCGCGCTCTCCTACCGACTCGTGAAGAACTACGGGCTCCGGCCGACGGTCGTCCGTCGCCTGGTGGGCCACGCCGGACGGGACGGCATCGGCGCCCTGCGGGACGTCGCCGACGGGGCCGTCGAGCCCTCGCAGTGGTTCGGCAACGGCCGCGACGTCGTCACCGGCCTGGCGGTCGGGCTCAAAGACGGGGTCCGGGCCCGGTGGCGCGACCGGACGCCGGCGCGCAACCCTAACGGCCGGGCCGATCGGACGGACCGCGCCGTCTCCGTCTACGACTGGCGCTGA
- a CDS encoding class I SAM-dependent methyltransferase gives MKGQEWYQEDDIAEEYEEKRFSRGGRLIDRREKQAVLDAIGPVEDSDVLEIACGTGRFTVMLAERGANVVGLDISGPMLQQGREKAKRAGVAENMDLMRGDAGRLPFPDDSFDSVLAMRFFHLADQPASFLSEMRRVSRDQVFFDTFNRFTTRSLYNWALPMGSRLYSRWEVSRLLDSAGLHLVESDHDFAFPYGLYRQIPNELASVFRDIDTTLIGSPLGKRLASVSYWNSRVP, from the coding sequence GTGAAGGGACAGGAGTGGTATCAGGAAGACGACATCGCCGAGGAGTACGAGGAAAAACGGTTCTCACGCGGCGGGCGGCTGATCGACCGGCGGGAGAAACAGGCGGTCCTCGACGCCATCGGACCGGTCGAGGACTCGGACGTCCTGGAGATCGCCTGCGGGACCGGCCGGTTCACGGTCATGCTGGCCGAACGGGGGGCCAACGTCGTCGGACTGGACATCTCCGGGCCGATGCTCCAGCAGGGCCGAGAGAAGGCGAAACGGGCCGGCGTCGCGGAGAACATGGACCTGATGCGGGGCGACGCCGGGCGGCTCCCGTTCCCGGACGACAGCTTCGATTCCGTGTTGGCGATGCGATTCTTCCACCTCGCCGACCAGCCGGCCTCCTTCCTGAGCGAGATGCGTCGGGTCTCGCGCGACCAGGTATTCTTCGACACGTTCAACCGCTTTACCACCCGGTCGCTGTACAACTGGGCGCTCCCGATGGGGTCGCGCCTCTACTCGCGCTGGGAGGTGTCGCGCCTGCTCGACAGCGCGGGCCTCCACCTCGTCGAGTCGGATCACGACTTCGCGTTCCCGTACGGCCTCTACCGCCAGATCCCGAACGAACTGGCGAGTGTGTTCCGCGATATCGACACGACGCTGATCGGGTCGCCGCTGGGCAAGCGGCTGGCGTCGGTCTCGTACTGGAACTCTCGGGTCCCCTGA
- a CDS encoding MarR family transcriptional regulator, with amino-acid sequence MSTTPDESPPDGSNEENPLADPEFRERLRELPPSAKLVAKVLEGDAPLSQGQLAEESLLPDRTVRYALNRLEESELVGSRYSFHDARKQVYYLSA; translated from the coding sequence ATGAGCACGACGCCGGACGAGAGTCCCCCCGACGGAAGCAACGAGGAGAATCCGCTGGCAGATCCCGAGTTCCGCGAGCGGTTGCGAGAACTCCCGCCGAGCGCGAAACTGGTCGCCAAAGTCTTAGAGGGCGACGCGCCGCTCTCGCAGGGCCAGCTGGCCGAGGAGTCGCTGCTGCCCGACCGCACCGTCCGCTACGCGCTGAACCGCCTCGAGGAGTCGGAGCTGGTGGGGTCGCGCTACAGCTTCCACGACGCGCGCAAGCAGGTCTACTACCTGAGCGCCTGA
- a CDS encoding MBL fold metallo-hydrolase, which translates to MNVSREPVETPTRGPGGATNAYLLGREDAMLVDPADRTDDLDAILADATVSHVAVTHHHPDHVGAVADYADSCDATLWARAGRADEFERTVGTAPDRLFRPGDSIETDQGPVRILDTPGHAPEHVAFVWDRGALVGDLAVAAGSVVVGAPEGDMRAYVTSLRRLRARGFETLYPGHGPVIEDPGGTLDRLIEHRLDREDRVRRAVTAEGARTVDEVLDAAYDKDLTGVRDLARATVAAHLEKLAVEMDLDFDGERATPR; encoded by the coding sequence ATGAACGTCTCCCGGGAACCCGTCGAGACGCCCACGCGCGGCCCCGGCGGCGCGACGAACGCCTACCTGCTGGGCCGCGAGGACGCCATGCTCGTCGATCCGGCCGACAGGACGGACGACCTGGACGCGATCCTCGCAGACGCCACAGTCTCCCACGTGGCGGTCACGCACCACCATCCGGACCACGTCGGCGCCGTTGCCGACTACGCCGATTCGTGCGACGCGACCCTCTGGGCTCGCGCCGGCCGCGCCGACGAGTTCGAGCGAACCGTCGGCACGGCCCCCGACCGACTCTTCCGACCCGGCGACAGCATCGAGACCGACCAGGGCCCAGTCCGGATCCTCGACACGCCGGGCCACGCGCCCGAGCACGTCGCGTTCGTCTGGGATCGCGGTGCGCTGGTCGGCGACCTCGCCGTGGCCGCCGGCAGCGTCGTCGTCGGCGCGCCGGAGGGAGACATGCGCGCCTACGTCACCAGCCTCCGCCGCCTCCGCGCCCGGGGCTTCGAGACGCTCTATCCGGGTCACGGACCGGTGATCGAGGATCCAGGAGGGACACTCGACCGACTGATCGAACATCGGCTCGACCGCGAGGACCGCGTCCGTCGCGCCGTCACGGCCGAGGGAGCCAGAACGGTCGACGAGGTCCTCGACGCGGCCTACGACAAGGACCTCACCGGCGTGCGTGACCTCGCGCGGGCGACCGTCGCCGCCCACCTCGAAAAGCTGGCCGTCGAAATGGACCTCGACTTCGACGGTGAGCGGGCAACGCCCCGCTAG
- a CDS encoding AAA family ATPase, whose translation MEIPEASSALESVREEVGSAVVADDEFLETVLLGMVGRGHVLMEDVPGTGKTLTARSVATALGLSFSRVQFTPDLLPSDVTGTNIYDERDRTFEFAKGPIFANVVLADEINRAPPKTQSALLEAMEEGQVTVDGETHTLPQPFFVVATQNPVEMEGTFELPEAQIDRFAIKTEIGYPDEDGEVELLRRRRGRDDLSPTVESVLAPGDVEAVRSAPEDVRVEDDLLDYMAAIARATREDRRVEVGVSPRGTQRLFETARARAVIAGREYVTPDDVKWVAEPTLAHRLVLTPDARVDDVRKETVVAEILDEIPVPTI comes from the coding sequence ATGGAGATCCCCGAAGCCAGCTCCGCCCTGGAATCCGTCCGCGAGGAAGTCGGCTCCGCAGTCGTCGCCGACGACGAGTTCCTCGAAACTGTCCTGCTCGGCATGGTCGGCCGCGGCCACGTCCTCATGGAGGACGTCCCCGGCACCGGCAAGACCCTCACCGCCCGCAGCGTCGCGACCGCGCTCGGGCTCTCTTTCTCCCGCGTCCAGTTCACGCCCGACCTCCTCCCTTCGGACGTGACCGGGACGAACATCTACGACGAGCGCGACCGCACCTTCGAGTTCGCCAAAGGCCCCATCTTCGCCAACGTGGTGCTGGCCGACGAGATCAACCGCGCGCCGCCCAAGACACAGAGCGCGCTCCTGGAGGCCATGGAGGAAGGGCAGGTCACCGTCGACGGCGAGACCCACACCCTCCCGCAGCCGTTCTTCGTCGTCGCGACGCAGAACCCGGTCGAGATGGAGGGCACCTTCGAACTTCCCGAGGCGCAGATCGACCGCTTCGCGATCAAGACCGAGATCGGCTACCCCGACGAGGACGGCGAGGTGGAACTCCTTCGGCGCCGCCGCGGTCGCGACGACCTGAGCCCGACCGTCGAGTCGGTGCTCGCACCGGGCGACGTGGAGGCCGTCAGGAGCGCGCCCGAGGACGTCCGCGTCGAGGACGACCTGCTCGACTACATGGCGGCCATCGCTCGCGCCACCCGGGAGGACCGCCGCGTCGAGGTCGGCGTCTCGCCCCGCGGGACCCAGCGGCTGTTCGAGACCGCCCGGGCCCGGGCCGTGATCGCCGGCCGCGAGTACGTCACTCCCGACGACGTAAAGTGGGTCGCCGAGCCGACGCTGGCCCACCGTCTGGTCCTCACGCCGGACGCGCGCGTGGACGACGTCCGGAAGGAGACTGTCGTCGCGGAGATCCTCGACGAGATCCCCGTCCCGACGATCTAG